The Kineothrix sp. IPX-CK genomic interval AAACTTCTCCTCATTGGTGTGAATGCAGATCGGATGCACTCAAACGGAGGAGGAAGCGCGGAAATAAAAGCACTTTATGAAATCACGCCGTATATGGGATTGGCGAACCAGCTCGGCGGAAACTGCGAGATCAAATATATCGAAGGATATTTTGAGGAAAAGAAAATACAAAGCGAGGAAAACTGGCAGGAGAGCAGCCTGGAGGCCGACGGCGGAAGAAAACGCACCGGGGATGCAGAAAGTGAAGCTGCTTTGAAGAAAAGAAAAGAACTGCTCGATGAAGCTGTGAAATATGCAGAGGAATATGAGCACGTTATTTTCGTCGGAGGTCTGAATCACGAATACGATGTGGAAGGACAAGACAGAAGCGACATGAAACTTCCTTATGGACAGGATGCAATGCTGGATGCAGTTCTTTCGGTGAATCCGGATACGATAGTAGTGATGATTGCAGGCTCCCCGATAGAAATGAGCAGATGGGAGAACAAGGCGAAAGCTATCGTCTTTAGCTTTTATGCAGGAATGGAGGGCGGCAGCGCCCTGGCGGAAGTTCTGCTGGGAGAGGTTAACCCTTCGGGAAAACTGCCGGAAAGCTTTCCTTATACTTATGAGGACTGCAGCGCTCATAAGATAGGAGACTTTGCGAAGAAGGATTTGCTTCATTATAAAGAAGGAATGTACGTGGGTTACCGATACTATGAGAAGAATAAGATACCTGTGCAATATTGCTTCGGCCACGGTCTTTCTTATACAGAATTTGTCTATGGCAACATGACGGCATGGATGAAGACTGACGGACCGGACTGGCGGGTAGAGGTAAGCTGTGACATTAAGAATGCCGGAAAAAGAAAAGGAAAGGAAATCATACAGCTTTATATTAAGGATAAAACAAATAAGGTGGATAAGCCTGTTAAGGAGCTTAAGGGCTATGAGAAAATAGAACTGGAAGCAGGGGAAACGGGTAGAGTAAGCTTTTGCCTGAGAGAGGAAGACTTCGCCTACTATGATCAGAAGGCGGAGAAGTTTGAGACAATTTCCGGAAATTATGAGCTGATTCTGGCAGCATCCCTTATGGACGAGCGTCTGCGGGAGGAGATAGAGCTCTCGTTTTCCTGAAATAGCAAAACGGAAAAAATTCGTAAAATTTGTTCTCTTTTATGTGCTCATTTTAAT includes:
- a CDS encoding beta-glucosidase family protein, which codes for MKVSIENKEKAELLLKQLTLDEKIGMIHGDGLFHTKGVERLGIPPLYMSDGPMGVRAEWENDAWIPIGHSQDACSYLPSNSAIAATWNKELAYECGSVLGEEARGRGKDIILAPGINIKRSPLNGRNFEYMSEDPYLTAKQCVEVIKGIQEHDVAACVKHFAMNSQETERLWVDVEVEERALREIYLPAFRAAVDEGNSYSLMGAYNLIRGQHCCESKLLLNEILRKEWGYEGLVVSDWGAVHKTKEAAESGLDVEMSVTSNFNEYFMAQPLKKAVEDGEISEELVDEKIRHILWLMLELHMFDVDKKEEKTVKCGRKSGCYNTPGHREKTLDAARESIILLKNENNILPLKKEKIDKLLLIGVNADRMHSNGGGSAEIKALYEITPYMGLANQLGGNCEIKYIEGYFEEKKIQSEENWQESSLEADGGRKRTGDAESEAALKKRKELLDEAVKYAEEYEHVIFVGGLNHEYDVEGQDRSDMKLPYGQDAMLDAVLSVNPDTIVVMIAGSPIEMSRWENKAKAIVFSFYAGMEGGSALAEVLLGEVNPSGKLPESFPYTYEDCSAHKIGDFAKKDLLHYKEGMYVGYRYYEKNKIPVQYCFGHGLSYTEFVYGNMTAWMKTDGPDWRVEVSCDIKNAGKRKGKEIIQLYIKDKTNKVDKPVKELKGYEKIELEAGETGRVSFCLREEDFAYYDQKAEKFETISGNYELILAASLMDERLREEIELSFS